The following proteins are co-located in the Leishmania panamensis strain MHOM/PA/94/PSC-1 chromosome 26 sequence genome:
- a CDS encoding cdp-diacylglycerol synthetase-like protein (TriTrypDB/GeneDB-style sysID: LpmP.26.1600), with product MPKEKKERVVLLPLIPTGGNWSPAVDGTMATDKPSTGDVATGTSHPATTSTSAADSKKVGYKDIINRTVFTILMAYVFLGWISVGIRFGLFLLFVIETTMFYEVTRINQRARKERQLPSVLFIKWYFFVVSYIFVSVSCNREPLQNTFAWFEKVYDLLPFVFFCCVMLGLVIFVLSLRKGMYRYQFIQFTWTAMMLMFSQVQFAGEMRNMVRGMIWFLLPVSCVVNNDIWAYIFGKCFGRKKLLSLSPKKTVEGFLGAFLFTVIWSFWFCGFLSYFPQMYCPAVGFTNAVNTQCIRNPVFFQEEVAFPQWVQQVSGGMLKTFLVSPAQKHAIVLGTFASLLAPFGGFFASGLKRAFKLKDFGDLIPGHGGMTDRMDCQGLMGLFTYCYLRTYVFHEVKCPGANDITRCALGMDAKHRQTLVSQLLQSLQA from the coding sequence ATgccaaaggaaaagaaggagcgAGTCGTTCTGCTCCCGCTCATCCCCACCGGGGGTAATTGGAGCCCAGCTGTGGACGGCACCATGGCAACGGACAAGCCGAGTACGGGGGATGTTGCCACCGGTACCAGccaccccgccaccaccagcacgtCAGCAGCCGACAGCAAGAAGGTGGGATACAAGGACATTATCAACCGCACCGTCTTTACGATTCTCATGGCGTACGTTTTTCTTGGTTGGATTTCTGTCGGTATTCGCTTTGGTCTCTTCCTACTCTTCGTGATTGAGACCACCATGTTCTACGAGGTAACCCGGATCAACCAACGGGCACGCAAGGAGCGTCAGCTGCCGTCAGTGCTCTTCATCAAGTGGTACTTCTTCGTTGTCTCCTACATCTTCGTGAGTGTCTCTTGCAATCGTGAACCACTGCAAAACACCTTTGCCTGGTTTGAAAAAGTGTACGACCTCCTTCCTTTCGTGTTCTTCTGCTGCGTCATGCTGGGGCTGGTTATCTTCGTGTTGAGCCTGCGCAAGGGAATGTACCGCTACCAGTTCATCCAGTTTACATGGACGGCAATGATGCTGATGTTCTCTCAGGTGCAGTTTGCTGGAGAAATGCGTAACATGGTGCGCGGCATGATCTGGTTCCTGCTGCCAGTGAGCTGTGTCGTCAACAACGATATTTGGGCTTATATATTCGGCAAGTGTTTCGGGCGAAAAAAGCTGCTGTCCTTGTCACCGAAGAAGACCGTGGAGGGGTTCCTCGGCGCGTTCCTCTTCACCGTCATTTGGTCCTTCTGGTTCTGCGGCTTCCTGAGCTACTTTCCACAGATGTACTGCCCCGCCGTGGGCTTCACCAACGCCGTCAACACCCAGTGCATCCGCAACCCCGTCTTCTTCCAGGAGGAGGTTGCCTTTCCGCAGTGGGTGCAGCAGGTCTCGGGGGGTATGTTGAAGACCTTTCTCGTCTCCCCAGCACAGAAGCACGCCATCGTGCTGGGGACGTTTGCGTCGCTCCTCGCCCCATTTGGCGGCTTCTTCGCAAGCGGGCTGAAGCGCGCCTTCAAGCTCAAGGACTTCGGCGACCTCATCCCCGGTCACGGCGGTATGACGGACCGCATGGACTGCCAGGGCCTCATGGGCCTCTTCACGTACTGCTACCTCCGCACCTATGTCTTTCACGAAGTCAAATGCCCTGGTGCGAACGACATTACGCGCTGCGCTCTTGGCATGGACGCCAAGCACCGTCAGACCTTGGTGAGCCAGCTGTTACAGTCGCTGCAAGCATAG